From the Corticium candelabrum chromosome 2, ooCorCand1.1, whole genome shotgun sequence genome, one window contains:
- the LOC134198424 gene encoding G-protein coupled receptor GRL101-like isoform X1 has protein sequence MQTFPTGTVYFDYMYEYEPSGDVLASDLFHAVVWMLLSIGIIGNVLVVVWRLAQKRDQRSSPLSILIIMLAISDFLYCVHLILLESLMTESHLGQQRLWEQVSTRYVCSTSSVLSWFSCLTAQWTTFNIAVYSLQAMSGCCSRFCCSLVRTRILVITIICQVIFVVASILSMFVFSHYSSMPFLFVPPEYEDVYSTNNITWIDNFSYSRREQITEIFGRCALVQSSGFASCINYTESVSQGNHMHSTVIYEGTFCVVNFDYLLGAAVASLCTLLTLSSVVLYLIVCLTVRRRASRGNLTRTSDIHKLQWRLSVIVILNFLCWIPTTALHWTGIFVRSQNNLGDSQLNDFTAANVLLISISPAVNPLIYTFTGKNFLHSIRKFCRRMKCDISVRRNSSNYHDDHIRGVERCSCIPCVRCVHQDEENDPDTSDWNSDQSRLLPSTNESSETS, from the exons ATGCAGACATTTCCAACAGGCACCGTGTATTTTGACTACATGTACGAATACGAGCCCTCTGGAGATG TTTTGGCCAGCGACTTGTTTCATGCGGTTGTTTGGATGTTACTTTCGATTGGAATTATTGGTAACGTATTGGTTGTGGTGTGGAGACTTGCACAGAAAAGAGATCAGAGATCGTCACCTCTCTCGatcctcatcatcatgctAGCAATTTCAGACTTCTTATATTGTGTTCACTTGATTCTTCTCGAGAGCCTAATGACTGAATCTCATCTAGGACAACAGAGGCTTTGGGAACAAGTCTCTACGCGTTATGTGTGCAGTACAAGCTCCGTTCTGTCTTGGTTCTCTTGTCTCACAGCTCAGTGGACAACTTTCAATATTGCAGTTTACTCGTTGCAAGCAATGAGCGGATGCTGTTCACGGTTTTGCTGTTCACTAGTTCGTACAAGAATTCTGGTTATCACAATCATTTGCCAAGTCATTTTTGTCGTGGCTAGTattttgtccatgtttgtgttttcgCACTATTCTAGTATGCCTTTCTTGTTTGTACCACCTGAATATGAAGACGTCTATAGTACAAATAACATAACCTGGATAGACAATTTTAGTTACTCGAGACGTGAACAAATTACCGAGATTTTTGGACGTTGTGCTTTAGTTCAGTCAAGTGGTTTTGCTTCTTGCATCAATTATACCGAGTCAGTCTCACAGGGCAACCATATGCATTCTACTGTCATTTACGAGGGTACTTTCTGCGTTGTAAATTTTGACTACCTTCTAGGAGCAGCTGTGGCATCTCTATGTACTCTTCTTACATTGTCATCAGTTGTTCTCTATTTGATAGTGTGCCTCACGGTTCGTAGAAGAGCGTCTCGTGGAAACCTAACAAGAACATCTGACATACACAAACTTCAATGGAGGTTGAGTGTAATTGTTATCCTAAACTTTCTATGCTGGATTCCCACAACTGCATTGCATTGGACAGGAATCTTTGTCCGGTCACAAAATAATCTTGGTGATTCTCAGCTAAACGATTTTACTGCAGCAAATGTTCTTCTCATCTCAATCAGTCCAGCAGTTAATCCTCTCATCTATACATTTACAGGAAAGAACTTTTTACATTCAATTCGCAAGTTTTGTAGACGAATGAAATGCGACATATCTGTGAGACGAAACAGTTCCAACTACCATGACGATCACATTAGAGGAGTTGAACGTTGCAGCTGTATTCCATGTGTCAGATGTGTTCATCAAGATGAAGAGAATGATCCAGATACTTCTGACTGGAATTCTGATCAGAGCAGACTCCTGCCGTCTACCAATGAGTCAAGTGAAACGAGCTAA
- the LOC134198424 gene encoding uncharacterized protein LOC134198424 isoform X2 has protein sequence MQTFPTGTVYFDYMYEYEPSGDVLASDLFHAVVWMLLSIGIIGNVLVVVWRLAQKRDQRSSPLSILIIMLAISDFLYCVHLILLESLMTESHLGQQRLWEQVSTRYVCSTSSVLSWFSCLTAQWTTFNIAVYSLQAMSGCCSRFCCSLVRTRILVITIICQVIFVVASILSMFVFSHYSSMPFLFVPPEYEDVYSTNNITWIDNFSYSRREQITEIFGRCALVQSSGFASCINYTESVSQGNHMHSTVIYEGTFCVVNFDYLLGAAVASLCTLLTLSSVVLYLIVCLTVRRRASRGNLTRTSDIHKLQWRNLCPVTK, from the exons ATGCAGACATTTCCAACAGGCACCGTGTATTTTGACTACATGTACGAATACGAGCCCTCTGGAGATG TTTTGGCCAGCGACTTGTTTCATGCGGTTGTTTGGATGTTACTTTCGATTGGAATTATTGGTAACGTATTGGTTGTGGTGTGGAGACTTGCACAGAAAAGAGATCAGAGATCGTCACCTCTCTCGatcctcatcatcatgctAGCAATTTCAGACTTCTTATATTGTGTTCACTTGATTCTTCTCGAGAGCCTAATGACTGAATCTCATCTAGGACAACAGAGGCTTTGGGAACAAGTCTCTACGCGTTATGTGTGCAGTACAAGCTCCGTTCTGTCTTGGTTCTCTTGTCTCACAGCTCAGTGGACAACTTTCAATATTGCAGTTTACTCGTTGCAAGCAATGAGCGGATGCTGTTCACGGTTTTGCTGTTCACTAGTTCGTACAAGAATTCTGGTTATCACAATCATTTGCCAAGTCATTTTTGTCGTGGCTAGTattttgtccatgtttgtgttttcgCACTATTCTAGTATGCCTTTCTTGTTTGTACCACCTGAATATGAAGACGTCTATAGTACAAATAACATAACCTGGATAGACAATTTTAGTTACTCGAGACGTGAACAAATTACCGAGATTTTTGGACGTTGTGCTTTAGTTCAGTCAAGTGGTTTTGCTTCTTGCATCAATTATACCGAGTCAGTCTCACAGGGCAACCATATGCATTCTACTGTCATTTACGAGGGTACTTTCTGCGTTGTAAATTTTGACTACCTTCTAGGAGCAGCTGTGGCATCTCTATGTACTCTTCTTACATTGTCATCAGTTGTTCTCTATTTGATAGTGTGCCTCACGGTTCGTAGAAGAGCGTCTCGTGGAAACCTAACAAGAACATCTGACATACACAAACTTCAATGGAG GAATCTTTGTCCGGTCACAAAATAA
- the LOC134198424 gene encoding G-protein coupled receptor GRL101-like isoform X3, which produces MQTFPTGTVYFDYMYEYEPSGDVLASDLFHAVVWMLLSIGIIGNVLVVVWRLAQKRDQRSSPLSILIIMLAISDFLYCVHLILLESLMTESHLGQQRLWEQVSTRYVCSTSSVLSWFSCLTAQWTTFNIAVYSLQAMSGCCSRFCCSLVRTRILYAFLVCTT; this is translated from the exons ATGCAGACATTTCCAACAGGCACCGTGTATTTTGACTACATGTACGAATACGAGCCCTCTGGAGATG TTTTGGCCAGCGACTTGTTTCATGCGGTTGTTTGGATGTTACTTTCGATTGGAATTATTGGTAACGTATTGGTTGTGGTGTGGAGACTTGCACAGAAAAGAGATCAGAGATCGTCACCTCTCTCGatcctcatcatcatgctAGCAATTTCAGACTTCTTATATTGTGTTCACTTGATTCTTCTCGAGAGCCTAATGACTGAATCTCATCTAGGACAACAGAGGCTTTGGGAACAAGTCTCTACGCGTTATGTGTGCAGTACAAGCTCCGTTCTGTCTTGGTTCTCTTGTCTCACAGCTCAGTGGACAACTTTCAATATTGCAGTTTACTCGTTGCAAGCAATGAGCGGATGCTGTTCACGGTTTTGCTGTTCACTAGTTCGTACAAGAATTCTG TATGCCTTTCTTGTTTGTACCACCTGA
- the LOC134198578 gene encoding uncharacterized protein LOC134198578 produces MQTTDTVHVDNEYQYELSGDVLASDIFHAVVWVLLSLGIIGNILVVVWRLTQTRDQRSSPLSILIIMLAVSDFFYCVHLLLLESLVTESHLGQQKLWAQISTSYVCSTSALLSLFSCSTAQWATFNIALYSFQAMSGWCSRCCCSLVRKRILIITIICQIIFVIAGILSMLAVHQYFDDPFLFVPHEYEDVINYENNTWIQNYRYSRREQITEIFGRCAIVQSSGLDACINMTETISHGSHTTVIRSIICSERAHTEYYDYWGAAVACLSTVLTLSSVVLYLFLCVTIRRRSSRANVTSTSDIHKLQWRLSVIVILNTLCWIPTTALHLMSGIIQVSPGGPSDSWSSDSTAANVFLISMSPAVNPLIYTFAGKNFLHSIRKSCRQMKCDISVRRNDSNYHGDHIRGVERCSCIPWVRCVHQGEDNHPDYYNTEDTSDWNSDQSRLLPSTDESSEIT; encoded by the exons atgcagacaacagacaccgTGCACGTGGATAACGAGTACCAGTACGAACTCTCTGGAGATG TTTTGGCCAGCGACATCTTTCATGCAGTTGTTTGGGTATTACTTTCACTAGGAATTATTGGCAACATATTGGTTGTGGTGTGGAGACTTACACAGACAAGAGATCAGAGATCATCTCCTCTCTCGATTCTCATCATCATGCTAGCAGTTTCAGACTTCTTCTATTGTGTTCACTTGCTGCTTCTCGAGAGTCTAGTAACTGAATCTCATCTAGGACAACAGAAGCTTTGGGCACAAATCTCTACGAGTTATGTGTGCAGTACAAGCGCCCTTCTGTCTTTGTTCTCTTGCTCTACAGCTCAGTGGGCAACTTTCAATATTGCACTTTACTCGTTTCAAGCAATGAGCGGATGGTGTTCtcgttgttgctgttcactAGTTCGCAAACGAATTCTGATTATCACAATCATCTGTCAGATTATTTTCGTCATTGCTGGTATTTTGTCGATGCTTGCGGTTCATCAATATTTTGATGATCCTTTTTTGTTTGTGCCACATGAATATGAAGACGTAATTAACTACGAAAACAACACTTGGATACAGAATTACCGTTACTCAAGGCGTGAACAAATTACCGAGATTTTTGGACGTTGTGCCATTGTACAGTCAAGTGGACTTGATGCTTGCATAAATATGACCGAAACAATCTCACATGGCAGTCACACTACTGTCATTAGAAGTATCATTTGTAGTGAAAGGGCACATACCGAATATTATGACTATTGGGGAGCAGCTGTGGCATGTCTAAGTACTGTTCTTACATTGTCATCTGTTGTTCTCTATTTATTCTTGTGCGTCACGATTCGCAGAAGATCTTCTCGTGCAAACGTAACAAGTACATCTGACATACACAAACTTCAATGGAGGTTGAGTGTAATTGTTATCCTAAACACTCTTTGTTGGATTCCTACAACTGCATTGCATTTGATGTCAGGAATAATTCAAGTGTCACCAGGTGGTCCTAGCGATTCTTGGTCAAGTGATTCTACTGCAGCAAATGTTTTTCTCATCTCAATGAGTCCAGCAGTTAATCCTCTCATCTACACTTTTGCAGGAAAGAACTTTTTACATTCAATTCGCAAGTCTTGTAGACAAATGAAATGCGACATATCTGTGAGACGAAACGATTCCAACTATCATGGCGATCACATTAGAGGAGTTGAACGTTGCAGCTGTATTCCATGGGTCAGATGTGTTCACCAAGGTGAAGACAATCATCCAGACTACTACAATACTGAAGATACTTCCGACTGGAATTCTGATCAGAGTAGACTCCTACCGTCTACCGATGAGTCAAGTGAAATTACCTAA
- the LOC134198538 gene encoding uncharacterized protein LOC134198538, which translates to MLLSIGIIGNILVVVWRLVQKKDQRSSPLSILIIMLAIPDFLYCVHLILLETLVSEFQQDQTERSYLCITSAYLSWFSCSTAQWATFNIALYSCQALSDPKWWPLCFSLVRRRGLIFAITFQYVAVVGMIVMGLATFEHSFESVWFSLPLQDTSLYDNIANSTFYRSTSYVHSNSELIAEIFGRCAWTQSNGFNFCRNFTYSETHGNHTTTYKSSTCGLSFAISGVNVGLFVASMNTILTLACGFHYSLLSLLLLRAGSQTNATQRSDIDKLRWSLRLIVFLNNLCWIPTTVLHWITAFGNFKHISDSWLNKSTVTSVLLISIGPAANPFIYTLTGKNFLRSIRKFCRRMKCEISVRRNSSNCHDDHTRGVERCSCIPCVKCVHLFRDFETEYWNTDETKLLSSTDETCL; encoded by the coding sequence ATGTTACTTTCAATTGGAATTATTGGTAACATATTGGTTGTGGTGTGGAGACTTGTACAGAAAAAAGATCAGAGATCGTCTCCTCTCTCaatcctcatcatcatgctAGCAATTCCAGActttttgtattgtgttcactTGATTCTTTTGGAGACTTTGGTATCCGAATTTCAACAAGATCAAACAGAGCGAAGCTATTTGTGCATCACAAGCGCGTATCTATCTTGGTTTTCTTGCTCCACAGCTCAGTGGGCTACTTTCAATATTGCTCTTTACTCGTGTCAAGCATTGTCTGATCCAAAATGGTGGCCTCTTTGCTTTTCACTGGTTCGTAGGCGAGGCTTGATTTTTGCAATTACTTTTCAATATGTGGCTGTTGTTGGAATGATTGTGATGGGACTTGCAACCTTTGAACATAGCTTTGAATCTGTTTGGTTTAGTCTACCGTTACAAGATACGTCTCTATATGACAATATCGCTAACAGTACTTTCTACAGAAGTACTAGTTACGTGCATTCTAACAGTGAACTAATTGCCGAAATTTTTGGACGTTGTGCTTGGACACAGTCAAATGGATTTAATTTTTGTCGTAATTTTACATATTCAGAAACACATGGCAACCATACTACCACCTACAAAAGTAGTACCTGCGGACTAAGTTTCGCTATCAGTGGCGTAAACGTAGGACTATTCGTAGCGTCTATGAATACTATTCTTACGTTGGCATGCGGTTTTCACTATTCATTGCTCAGTTTACTACTTCTTAGAGCAGGTTCTcaaacaaatgcaacacaaagaTCTGACATAGACAAACTTCGATGGAGTTTGAGACTAATTGTTTTTCTAAACAATTTATGTTGGATTCCTACGACAGTATTACATTGGATAACAGCTTTTGGCAATTTCAAACATATTTCTGATTCTTGGCTAAACAAATCAACTGTGACAAGTGTTCTTCTCATCTCAATCGGTCCAGCAGCTAATCCTTTCATCTACACCTTGACGGGAAAGAACTTCTTACGTTCAATTCGCAAGTTTTGTAGACGAATGAAATGCGAAATATCTGTGAGACGAAACAGTTCCAACTGCCATGATGATCACACTAGAGGAGTCGAACGTTGCAGCTGTATTCCATGTGTCAAATGTGTTCATCTCTTTCGAGATTTTGAGACCGAATACTGGAATACTGATGAGACTAAACTCCTGTCGTCTACGGATGAGACTTGTCTGTAG
- the LOC134198173 gene encoding uncharacterized protein LOC134198173, which produces MSTLIVSLYFVVLLLALFSQPHSVIGAYCGKFSGLSGIVKSPTRDPLTGLYPPNTRCDYRIKTPRGYTIRATFNEFNLQWSSYCQSDYVKHTQIKNKWNDRAYCGQHLKGRTVETCDNRLFIRFVSDSVRNGKGFNMAYTAVDINECLPSRPRGCKKAATQSVCEQICINTRGSFRCSCQTGFHLSLNGRSCERDIPSSSLPPLKVGHCPSMQLGKTHDVCSSGSDNTCPTSLKCCPTSGSTYRCKEPVFAFRSPHQLSTALQESLLSLTDAPRATGRVAGQTTTCQSTCLTILLDRSGSIGYSNFKSMLNFLSALLTSMCARAPCLSTLAISYASDVRVELECGQYKCGQGLYEAVKGIRYRSGFTFLDLALEMAKSKMTGSASRDCGRASGSCQQIVFLLTDGKSNGDRDPVVLARQLERDTGAKIFTFGVTEKVNGSELSAVASQELVNVNGNVVNRNVFMLRTFRGLDDLAKILNGSDPCSVNNGGCEHVCVNSGGTAQCTCRNGFSPLSQGSPFCKQNVHPCNQHQRGGCQHNCVAQGSGFVCSCRNGYELGTDGKSCSDVNECRQSNGRCQQLCMNKAGSYRCHCRTGFLLQTDGRTCQRTCQITDVQGQCRIRKEIYSMTTSERRHFIRIFKLITTQPPYKSLYDDLIAIHEREFDNGIHTPQQFLPWHRWFVLSVENLLRCADRTVTIPYWDYSYTCRSPWKPNVLCLDDLWGDNLQSLGGNGTGRFHQVATGPFAYPGWRLTPSAETNALRRAFRERDVPCLPAIERFLALPCSAGTIEDVDVALAGPLHSPIHFGINGTMWSQSSANTPEFYLLHSFIDKLWSDWQRKGQKCAQQHTTSPDFVMTATGGVRVRDVQMMERMVVNGSVVCVRYDEPSHCLVDEVLGRLTTNGKSWHSIPRLPSLPPSLMTREEATFIGRDSRNVQKMLDMDRRLRQGGAVGRSSSTRGWSSEELLMGFQLSGHK; this is translated from the exons ATGTCCAC GCTCATCGTGTCATTGTATTTCGTCGTTTTGCTATTGGCGCTCTTTTCACAGCCACATTCAGTCATCG GTGCATATTGTGGCAAGTTCAGTGGTCTGAGTGGCATTGTAAAGTCTCCAACTCGTGACCCTCTTACTGGCCTCTATCCTCCCAACACACGATGTGACTATCGAATAAAAACTCCAAGAGGCTACACGATTCGTGCGACATTCAACGAGTTCAACTTGCAGTGGTCGTCGTATTGTCAATCAGACTATGTGAAGCACACACAGATAAAGAACAAGTGGAATGATCGTGCATACTGTGGGCAGCATTTGAAAGGAAGGACAGTGGAAACGTGTGACAATAGACTGTTTATTAGATTCGTCTCGGATTCAGTTAGAAATGGAAAAGGATTCAACATGGCATACACAGCAGTGG ACATAAATGAATGTTTGCCGTCTCGTCCTCGTGGCTGCAAGAAGGCTGCCACACAATCTGTATGCGAACAGATCTGCATCAATACACGGGGCAGTTTTAGGTGTTCATGTCAAACCGGCTTTCATTTGTCACTCAATGGTAGGAGTTGTGAAAGAGACAtaccttcttcatctctaccAC CTTTGAAGGTTGGCCATTGTCCATCAATGCAGTTAGGAAAGACGCATGATGTCTGCTCTTCCGGTAGTGACAACACATGCCCCACTTCACTGAAATGTTGTCCAACTAGTGGATCTACCTATCGGTGTAAAGAACCAGTTTTTG CTTTCCGGTCTCCTCACCAACTGTCAACTGCTCTTCAAGAGAGTCTCCTCAGTCTCACAGACGCACCACGTGCGACTGGCCGAGTAGCAGGACAAACGACGACATGCCAGTCAACTTGTTTGACCATCCTTCTTGACAGATCAGGCAGCATTGGCTACTCCAACTTTAAGTCCATGCTCAACTTCCTATCAGCGCTACTCACAAGCATGTGTGCTAGAGCACCATGTCTTTCTACATTGGCCATCTCGTATGCATCAGATGTGAGGGTTGAGTTGGAGTGTGGGCAGTACAAATGTGGTCAAGGTTTGTATGAGGCTGTGAAGGGCATCAGATATAGGAGTGGCTTTACGTTTTTGGATTTGGCTTTGGAGATGGCAAAGAGCAAGATGACTGGATCGGCGAGTAGAGATTGTGGCAGAGCATCGGGAAGTTGTCAGCag ATTGTGTTTCTGCTGACGGATGGCAAGTCGAATGGTGATCGTGATCCTGTTGTGCTTGCTCGCCAATTGGAGAGAGACACAGGAGCGAAGATATTTACGTTTGGTGTGACGGAGAAAGTGAATGGTTCAGAGCTGAGTGCTGTTGCATCGCAAGAGCTAGTGAACGTGAATGGAAACGTTGTTAATAGGAATGTGTTTATGTTGAGGACGTTTAGAGGTTTGGATGATTTGGCGAAGATTCTCAACGGAAGCG ATCCTTGCTCTGTGAACAATGGTGGATGTGAGCATGTGTGCGTGAACAGTGGAGGTACTGCACAATGTACGTGTCGCAACGGATTCTCTCCTCTCAGTCAAGGATCCCCATTTTGCAAACAAA ATGTTCATCCGTGTAATCAACATCAAAGAGGCGGTTGTCAACATAATTGCGTTGCTCAAGGCTCTGgatttgtgtgttcgtgtagAAATGGATATGAACTGGGAACAGATGGAAAGTCTTGCAGTG ATGTGAACGAATGTCGTCAATCTAACGGTCGGTGTCAACAGTTGTGTATGAATAAGGCGGGCTCCTACCGTTGTCACTGCCGTACGGGTTTCCTGCTGCAAACAGATGGAAGGACATGCCAGAGAA CATGTCAAATCACAGACGTCCAAGGTCAATGTCGCATTCGCAAAGAAATCTACTCAATGACAACATCAGAACGACGCCACTTCATCCGCATCTTCAAGCTCATCACGACGCAGCCTCCCTACAAATCACTCTACGACGACCTGATCGCCATCCACGAGAGAGAGTTCGACAACGGCATACACACGCCCCAGCAGTTTCTTCCCTGGCACCGCTGGTTCGTCCTCTCGGTCGAGAACCTCCTCAGATGTGCAGACCGTACCGTCACCATCCCATACTGGGATTACTCCTACACATGTCGCTCGCCATGGAAACCAAATGTGCTCTGTCTGGATGATTTGTGGGGAGATAATTTGCAGTCGCTTGGAGGTAACGGAACTGGACGTTTTCATCAGGTGGCGACGGGTCCGTTTGCTTATCCGGGATGGAGGCTGACGCCGTCGGCTGAGACGAATGCGTTGAGGAGAGCGTTTAGAGAGAGGGATGTGCCGTGTCTGCCGGCTATTGAACGTTTCTTGGCGTTGCCGTGTAGTGCAG GAACAATCGAAGACGTTGATGTGGCTCTTGCTGGTCCCCTACACAGTCCCATTCACTTTGGTATTAATGGTACGATGTGGTCTCAATCGTCCGCCAACACTCCAGAGTTTTATCTTCTGCACAGTTTTATTGATAAGTTGTGGAGTGATTGGCAGAGGAAAGGGCAGAAATGTGCGCAGCAGCACACGACGTCGCCGGACTTTGTGATGACGGCGACTGGAGGGGTGAGGGTGCGGGATGTGCAGATGATGGAAAGGATGGTGGTTAATGGGAGTGTCGTGTGTGTGAGATATGATGAACCGTCGCATTGTCTAGTGGATGAg GTACTGGGTCGTCTTACTACAAACGGTAAGAGCTGGCATTCGATCCCGCGACTTCCTTCTCTTCCTCCTTCTCTCATGACGCGCGAAGAGGCGACGTTCATCGGTCGAGACTCGAGGAATGTGCAGAAAATGTTGGACATGGACCGCAGATTGAGACAAGGCGGAGCCGTCGGACGCTCATCGAGCACGCGCGGATGGAGCAGCGAGGAACTATTGATGGGATTCCAACTGAGCGGTCACAAGTGA
- the LOC134176224 gene encoding uncharacterized protein LOC134176224, producing MGGGPVWSHNYVVLCWSECMSSLQCQHQIEPKDRYTTSNNRADIVVFDSTCGGNVELDVALAHPWSQDILRSAATTDGAAARRREDIKHNKYSQEQLPGGYTPTLIPLVFEHFGGWGEEASTFLDKLSKLYRDEEGRNNPSDFKTHWRRRLSVQLQRCNASVLARKMIRVTYGQNTDQSLDVVQLSIQ from the coding sequence atgggtggaggcccagtttggtctcacaattatgttgttttgtgctggtctgaatgcatgagcagtctacaatgccagcatcaaattgaaccaaaagatagatatacaacatccaacaatagagcagacattgttgtgtttgactcaacatgtgggggaaatgtcgagcttgatgtggcccttgctcacccctggagccaggacattctgcgaagtgcagcaactacggatggagctgcagcaagaagaagagaagacatcaaacataacaaatattctcaagagcagttgcctggagggtacactcctacccttattccactagttttcgagcactttggtgggtggggagaagaagcatcaacgttcctcgataaactttccaaactatacagagatgaagaaggaagaaacaatccctcagattttaaaacacattggagaagacgcttgtcagtacaacttcagcgttgcaatgcctcggtgttggctagaaagatgatcagagtaacatatggacagaatacagaccagagtttagatgttgttcaactttcaattcagtaa
- the LOC134198404 gene encoding piggyBac transposable element-derived protein 4-like translates to MGGVDIFDQMAGAYAVLRKVFCWPNVFLYNFLETAAMNSWHLYKLTTSPKMKHLDFQELLVKELVAAERKAQQYHSRGGRPQDPVAASAASYILPMHHTPMFEQHRGRCIYCYFQSQEAMVRSFCKECGVYLCLSSGRNCFLLYHNKTKLSMSYREFVSSKKVAKPHFMCFVKKE, encoded by the exons ATGGGTGGTGTTGATATCTTTGACCAGATGGCAGGTGCCTATGCGGTCTTGAGGAAGGTCTTCTGTTGGCCGAATGTCTTTTTGTACAACTTCCTCGAGACCGCGGCAATGAATTCATGGCACCTGTATAAACTTACTACCAGTCCAAAA ATGAAACATCTCGACTTCCAAGAACTTCTGGTCAAAGAACTGGTCGCTGCCGAACGGAAGGCTCAACAATATCACAGCAGAGGAGGTCGACCACAAGACCCAGTCGCCGCCTCTGCAGCTTCCTATATTCTTCCCATGCACCACACTCCCATGTTTGAACAGCACCGTGGTCG ttgtATATATTGTTATTTTCAAAGTCAGGAGGCCATGGTGCGGAGCTTTTGCAAGGAGTGTGGTGTATACTTATGTCTGAGTTCAGGCCGCAATTGTTTCTTATTGTATCATAATAAAACTAAATTATCAATGTCCTACCGTGAATTTGTATCTAGTAAAAAAGTAGCTAAGCCGCATTTTATGTGTTTTGTAAAAAAGGAATAG
- the LOC134176561 gene encoding serine/threonine-protein phosphatase 6 regulatory ankyrin repeat subunit B-like — protein sequence MPSVLLTWNDIKDKLADVCEAGDVDGLKDHYEVLPSNRQPLSIDSKVNAGDENCLHIVVRNGHVTCAEYLLARGAGVNVTGKKGMAAVHLAAIRGDLRMLDMIVESGGDITLLDNGFASPLYYATKYGRIECVRYLLSKHKENERKTVTCHYVDVPCKAPKWETPLWVAVRQGYVEIVALLVTSGCHLEQRDPNGWTVLHAACKRSNVEVVKTLLKVRRLCGYCNGCVEIRVTYSLV from the exons ATGCCCAGCGTCCTCCTCACATGGAACGACATCAAAGACAAGCTCGCCGACGTGTGCGAGGCGGGCGACGTCGACGGGCTGAAAGATCACTACGAAGTGTTGCCGTCCAACCGGCAGCCGCTCTCGATCGACTCGAAAGTGAACGCCGGCGACGAGAACTGCCTTCATATTGTGGTTAggaatggtcacgtgacgtgcgCAGAGTATCTGTTGGCGCGCGGTGCTGGCGTCAACGTGACTGGAAAGAAGGGCATGGCGGCCGTGCATCTGGCGGCAATTCGCGGCGATCTGCGCATGCTGGATATGATCGTGGAG AGTGGCGGTGACATCACACTGCTAGACAATGGCTTTGCAAGTCCTCTCTACTATGCCACCAAATATGGTCGAATTGAGTGCGTTCGTTATCTTCTATCGAAACACAAAGAGAATGAACGTAAAACGGTGACATGTCACTACGTTGACGTGCCGTGTAAGGCTCCAAAATGGGAGACTCCGTTGTGGGTGGCAGTGAGACAGGGTTATGTCGAGATTGTGGCTCTGCTGGTGACGAGTGGCTGCCACTTGGAACAGCGAGATCCCAATGGATGGACTGTGCTTCATGCAGCTTGCAAGCGAAGTAATGTGGAAGTGGTGAAGACGCTTTTAAAGGTTCGTAGATTGTGTGGATACTGTAATGGTTGTGTGGAGATTCGTGTCACTTACTCATTGGTCTAG